The window GAAGATATCGAAGGGGTCTACGTTCCCTCTCTCAACACGCCGGAGCATCGGAAGACGGTGAAAAAAGCCGTCGTCCGCGATTTCGATTCCTGCTTTTATCCGACCGCGCAATTGATGCCGACTTTGGAAGTCGTCCACGACCGCGCGATGCTCGAATTGTATCGCGGCTGTCAAAACGGTTGCCGCTTCTGTCAAGCGGGATACTATTATCGCCCGATCCGCTATCGTAAAAAAGAGACGGCGAAAAAACTGCTCCTTGATCTGATCAAGGAAACGGGATACGACGAGATCAGTCTCGGCTCGCTTTCGACGGGGGATTATCCCTATCTCGAAGAATTGCTTTCCGAGATCAAGCCGATCGCCGCGAAGGCGAGGGTCAATCTCGCGCTTCCGTCCCTTCGCCTCGATTCCTTCAAAAAGGAATATGCGGAGAGCAGTCGAAAAAGCTCGTTGACTTTCGCGCCCGAAGCGGGGACGCAACGCCTTCGCAACGTCATCAATAAGAACGTTACGGAAGACGATATTCGAAGCGGGCTTTCCGCCGCGTTCGATCAAGGGTATAACAGCGTCAAACTCTATTTTATGCTCGGGCTTCCGACCGAGACGGACGAAGACCTTTTGGGGATCGCGGATCTCGTTCGCTTGATCCGCTCGATCTATTACGAAAATCATCGGGGCGCGATCAATATTTCGGTCAGTTGCTCGGTCTTTATCCCGAAACCCGGGACGCCTTTCCAATGGGAAGCGCAGATCGATATTCCCGAAATGCGCCGCAGGCAGTTCCTCGTTAAGGACGAACTTCGAAAGATCAAAGGCGCGTCTTTCCATTATCACGACCGCGAAACGAGCGAACTCGAAGCGATCTTCGCGCGCGGCGACCGCGATCTCGCGGATCTCATCGAGCTTGCCTATAAAAAAGGCGCGATGTTCGACAGCTGGACGGAGCATTTCCATTACGAAATTTGGGAAGAAGCGATGGCGGAGCTCAAAATCGATAAAGAGAGGTATCTCGGCGCGCAGCCCTTGGACAAGCCTTTGCCTTGGGAATTCATCGACATCGGCGTAACGCGGAAATATCTTTTGCGAGAGCGGGAAAAAGCCTATCGCGCCGAGACGACCAAAGGATGCGATAAGGGCTGTCAAGGGTGCGGCGCGATGAGTTTCGCCCCTTGTGACGAGGTAGCGAGATGATCGTCGTTTTGAAACATTTTAAGCGTGGGAATATGGTTTACGTGTCGCATATCGATCTGTTGCGACACTTTACGCGCGCCTTTCGGAGAGCGGGGCTCGAAATCGAATTTTCGGAAGGGTTCAACCCGCATATGCTGATCAATCTCGGGACGCCGCTGCCGCTCGGAATGAATAGTTCCGCGGAGTATTTGACCGTCCGCGCGAACGTCTCTTCCGCCGAAGAATTTTTGGAAAAGTACAATGCGG is drawn from Clostridia bacterium and contains these coding sequences:
- a CDS encoding TIGR03960 family B12-binding radical SAM protein; protein product: MNLKEILLKAEKPARYSGGEVNTPDMNKPCDVRFCICMPDLYEVGMSNLGLKILYHVLNRQEGTVCERAFAPALDFRALLKENGLPLMSLETKTPLKDFDMIGFSVQYEMLYTGILYVMEAAGIPFRAKDRSDDFPVICGGGPSAINPEPIADFFDLFMVGEGEETIVSLTELYKKCKKEKKTKAEFLALAEDIEGVYVPSLNTPEHRKTVKKAVVRDFDSCFYPTAQLMPTLEVVHDRAMLELYRGCQNGCRFCQAGYYYRPIRYRKKETAKKLLLDLIKETGYDEISLGSLSTGDYPYLEELLSEIKPIAAKARVNLALPSLRLDSFKKEYAESSRKSSLTFAPEAGTQRLRNVINKNVTEDDIRSGLSAAFDQGYNSVKLYFMLGLPTETDEDLLGIADLVRLIRSIYYENHRGAINISVSCSVFIPKPGTPFQWEAQIDIPEMRRRQFLVKDELRKIKGASFHYHDRETSELEAIFARGDRDLADLIELAYKKGAMFDSWTEHFHYEIWEEAMAELKIDKERYLGAQPLDKPLPWEFIDIGVTRKYLLREREKAYRAETTKGCDKGCQGCGAMSFAPCDEVAR